In one Mastacembelus armatus chromosome 19, fMasArm1.2, whole genome shotgun sequence genomic region, the following are encoded:
- the mettl9 gene encoding protein-L-histidine N-pros-methyltransferase isoform X2 has product MWTGRYVRSPLVRSLFVDMLSDREVAAIETLEWYRCSPDLLGESVRPMFIQSHLDSGTKAFLKQSVEKSGWMFTQLYHSFLSTVLSPVVSRTSINGFLGRGSMFVFSAEQFQRLLQIGSEWRAERLLDLGAGDGGVTEMMRAHFREIYATEVSLPMKWHLQRRNFKVLGIDEWQHTGFQYDVISCLNLLDRCDDPLHLLQDIKRSLVPKTGRLILAAVLPFQPYVEIGGQWQRPKEHLKLQGKTWEEQVTNLSNEVFQSVGFEVEAVTRLPYLCEGDMYNDYYVLDDAVFVLKASDNSEKSVH; this is encoded by the exons ATGTGGACGGGGAGGTATGTCCGCAGCCCCCTCGTCCGTTCACTCTTCGTGGACATGTTGAGCGACAGAGAAGTGGCCGCGATTGAAACACTTGAG TGGTACCGGTGCTCCCCTGACCTGCTTGGAGAATCGGTGCGGCCCATGTTTATCCAGAGCCACTTGGACTCAGGCACCAAGGCTTTTCTCAAGCAGAGTGTGGAGAAGTCTGGGTGGATGTTCACTCAGCTCTACCATTCTTTTTTATCTACAGTCCTGAGCCCAGTGGTCTCTCGTACCTCCATCAATGG GTTTTTGGGCCGCGGctctatgtttgtgttttctgcgGAGCAGTTCCAGCGTCTGCTGCAGATTGGCTCGGAGTGGAGGGCTGAGAGACTCCTGGACCTCGGAGCTGGGGATGGAGGTGTCACAGAGATGATGAGGGCCCatttcagagagatctatgcAACCGAGGTTTCATTACCTATGAAATGGCATCTTCAAAGGAGGAATTTCAA AGTGCTGGGTATAGACGAGTGGCAACACACTGGTTTCCAGTATGATGTCATTAGCTGCCTCAACCTACTGGATCGTTGCGATGACCCTCTACATCTCCTACAGGACATCAAGCGATCCCTGGTTCCCAAAACAGGGAGACTCATCCTTGCTGCAGTGCTTCCCTTCCAGCCCTATGTAGAAATTG GAGGACAATGGCAACGTCCCAAGGAACACCTAAAACTACAAGGGAAAACGTGGGAGGAGCAAGTAACCAACCTGTCTAATGAAGTTTTTCAAAGCGTGGGGTTTGAGGTGGAGGCTGTGACACGGTTGCCATACCTCTGTGAAGGGGACATGTATAATGATTACTATGTCCTTGATGATGCAGTTTTTGTTCTGAAGGCCTCAGACAATAGTGAAAAGTCAGTTCATTGA
- the LOC113135992 gene encoding ER lumen protein-retaining receptor 2, whose product MNIFRLTGDLSHLAAIIILLLKIWKTRSCAGISGKSQVLFALVFTTRYLDLLTSFISLYNTTMKVIYIGCAYATVYLIYIKFKATYDGNHDTFRVEFLVVPVGGLAFLVNHDFSPLEILWTFSIYLESVAILPQLFMISKTGEAETITTHYLFFLGLYRALYLINWIWRFYFEGFFDMIAIVAGVVQTILYCDFFYLYVTKVLKGKKLSLPA is encoded by the exons atgaacattttcagGCTAACCGGCGATCTCTCCCACCTAGCAGCCATTATCATCCTGCTGCTAAAAATATGGAAGACCAGATCTTGTGCCG GCATTTCTGGGAAGAGTCAGGTCCTGTTTGCTTTGGTGTTCACCACTCGCTACCTGGATCTGCTCAcctccttcatctctctctACAACACTACCATGAAG GTCATCTACATCGGATGTGCATATGCCACAGTGTACCTGATCTACATTAAGTTCAAGGCAACATACGACGGGAACCATGACACATTCAGAGTGGAGTTTCTGGTTGTTCCTGTCGGTGGTCTGGCTTTTCTGGTTAACCACGACTTCTCTCCCTTGGAG ATCCTGTGGACATTCTCCATCTACTTGGAGTCTGTGGCCATCCTGCCCCAGCTTTTCATGATCAGCAAGACAGGCGAGGCTGAGACCATCACCACACATTACCTGTTCTTCTTGGGACTCTACAGAGCTCTCTACCTCATCAACTGGATATGGAGGTTCTATTTTGAGGGATTCTTTGACATGATAGCCATTGTCGCAGGAGTGGTGCAGACCATCCTCTACTGCGACTTCTTCTATCTGTATGTAACAAAAG TACTGAAAGGAAAGAAGCTGAGTCTGCCAGCCTAA
- the nme2a gene encoding NME/NM23 nucleoside diphosphate kinase 2a, producing the protein MAEQKERTFIAIKPDGVQRGLIGEIIKRFEMKGFKLVGMKMLHPSDDLLRQHYIDLKDRPFFPALISYMSSGPVVTMVWEGKGVVKTGRVMLGETNPADSKPGTIRGDFCIDVGKNIIHGSDSVDSANKEISLWFKQEELVSYTSCAFSWLY; encoded by the exons ATGGCTGAGCAGAAGGAACGCACCTTCATTGCCATCAAGCCTGATGGTGTGCAGAGGGGCCTTATTGGAGAGATCATCAAGCGGTTTGAGATGAAAGGCTTCAAACTTGTGGGCATGAAGATGCTCCAT CCCTCTGATGACCTTCTGAGGCAGCACTACATTGACCTGAAGGATAGACCATTCTTTCCTGCTCTGATCAGCTACATGAGCTCTGGTCCAGTGGTTACCATG GTATGGGAAGGCAAAGGCGTGGTAAAGACAGGCAGAGTCATGCTGGGTGAGACCAACCCTGCCGATTCCAAGCCTGGAACCATCAGAGGAGACTTCTGTATAGATGTTGGCAA GAACATCATCCATGGCAGTGACTCAGTGGACAGTGCCAACAAGGAGATTTCATTGTGGTTCAAGCAAGAAGAGCTGGTCAGCTACACTAGCTGTGCCTTCAGCTGGCTCTATTGA
- the mettl9 gene encoding protein-L-histidine N-pros-methyltransferase isoform X1, with protein sequence MCHPQLRTLIFVAWVVGYVAFLLSIRRMWTGRYVRSPLVRSLFVDMLSDREVAAIETLEWYRCSPDLLGESVRPMFIQSHLDSGTKAFLKQSVEKSGWMFTQLYHSFLSTVLSPVVSRTSINGFLGRGSMFVFSAEQFQRLLQIGSEWRAERLLDLGAGDGGVTEMMRAHFREIYATEVSLPMKWHLQRRNFKVLGIDEWQHTGFQYDVISCLNLLDRCDDPLHLLQDIKRSLVPKTGRLILAAVLPFQPYVEIGGQWQRPKEHLKLQGKTWEEQVTNLSNEVFQSVGFEVEAVTRLPYLCEGDMYNDYYVLDDAVFVLKASDNSEKSVH encoded by the exons ATGTGTCATCCACAGCTGAGGACGCTGATTTTTGTAGCGTGGGTGGTGGGATACGTGGCCTTTCTGCTCTCCATCAGAAGAATGTGGACGGGGAGGTATGTCCGCAGCCCCCTCGTCCGTTCACTCTTCGTGGACATGTTGAGCGACAGAGAAGTGGCCGCGATTGAAACACTTGAG TGGTACCGGTGCTCCCCTGACCTGCTTGGAGAATCGGTGCGGCCCATGTTTATCCAGAGCCACTTGGACTCAGGCACCAAGGCTTTTCTCAAGCAGAGTGTGGAGAAGTCTGGGTGGATGTTCACTCAGCTCTACCATTCTTTTTTATCTACAGTCCTGAGCCCAGTGGTCTCTCGTACCTCCATCAATGG GTTTTTGGGCCGCGGctctatgtttgtgttttctgcgGAGCAGTTCCAGCGTCTGCTGCAGATTGGCTCGGAGTGGAGGGCTGAGAGACTCCTGGACCTCGGAGCTGGGGATGGAGGTGTCACAGAGATGATGAGGGCCCatttcagagagatctatgcAACCGAGGTTTCATTACCTATGAAATGGCATCTTCAAAGGAGGAATTTCAA AGTGCTGGGTATAGACGAGTGGCAACACACTGGTTTCCAGTATGATGTCATTAGCTGCCTCAACCTACTGGATCGTTGCGATGACCCTCTACATCTCCTACAGGACATCAAGCGATCCCTGGTTCCCAAAACAGGGAGACTCATCCTTGCTGCAGTGCTTCCCTTCCAGCCCTATGTAGAAATTG GAGGACAATGGCAACGTCCCAAGGAACACCTAAAACTACAAGGGAAAACGTGGGAGGAGCAAGTAACCAACCTGTCTAATGAAGTTTTTCAAAGCGTGGGGTTTGAGGTGGAGGCTGTGACACGGTTGCCATACCTCTGTGAAGGGGACATGTATAATGATTACTATGTCCTTGATGATGCAGTTTTTGTTCTGAAGGCCTCAGACAATAGTGAAAAGTCAGTTCATTGA